The following proteins come from a genomic window of Candidatus Bipolaricaulis sibiricus:
- a CDS encoding Bacterioferritin codes for MKGNEKIIAALNERLAEELGATVQYMLHAEMCADWGYGKLHEVLEKRGITEMRHWEKLVERILFLEGKPVVTKLGPVKIGEDIVKIHRSDLQAEHDAVKAYNETIQLAAKLGDNATKVLLEGILKDEEDHVDWIETQLGLIEQLGLENYLTEQAG; via the coding sequence ATGAAAGGGAACGAGAAGATCATCGCTGCGCTCAACGAACGGCTGGCCGAGGAACTGGGGGCCACCGTCCAGTACATGCTCCACGCCGAAATGTGTGCCGACTGGGGCTACGGCAAGCTCCACGAGGTACTCGAGAAGCGCGGGATCACCGAGATGAGGCACTGGGAGAAGCTTGTGGAGAGGATCCTGTTCCTCGAGGGGAAACCCGTCGTGACGAAGCTCGGCCCGGTCAAGATCGGGGAGGACATCGTCAAGATCCATCGCTCGGACCTCCAGGCGGAGCACGACGCGGTGAAGGCGTACAACGAGACGATCCAGCTGGCCGCGAAGCTGGGGGACAACGCAACGAAGGTCCTCCTCGAGGGGATTCTCAAGGACGAGGAGGATCACGTGGACTGGATCGAGACGCAGCTCGGCCTCATCGAGCAGCTGGGTCTGGAGAACTACCTCACGGAGCAGGCGGGGTAG
- a CDS encoding Flavoprotein, which yields MDPSAIRPGIFWVGVNDRITDLFEGQWPLPHGVSYNAYLVVGERVALVDGVKAPFGEELLRCVAEVVPPERIAYLIVNHLEPDHSGSLPLLRRVAPGAEVLATKAALPLLDALYGIRDRVRAVSDGETLDLGGKRLSFYAIPFVHWPETMATYEETERILFSCDAFGGFGALDGVLFDDEADLAHYEGEAVRYYTNIVGAVSKPVLRAIDKLGGLPIEVIAPSHGLVWRRDPRRIVDLYGRLARMEGEPAVTVLYGSMYDHTREMADAVARGVTAAGVPVRVVDAARVHPSTVLTEVWRRKGLILGSPTYDSGIFPAVEHALRLVVCKRLANRVVGLFGSLGWQGGAVRKMADEVAPLGWDLVDKVEFKGAPRADDLARGDELGRAVAERVRG from the coding sequence ATGGACCCGAGCGCAATCCGACCGGGCATCTTCTGGGTGGGGGTCAACGACCGCATCACGGACCTGTTCGAGGGGCAGTGGCCGCTCCCCCACGGGGTGAGCTACAACGCGTACCTCGTGGTCGGGGAGCGGGTAGCTCTCGTGGACGGGGTCAAGGCTCCGTTCGGGGAGGAATTGCTTCGGTGCGTCGCCGAGGTCGTACCGCCCGAGAGGATCGCTTACCTGATCGTGAACCATCTGGAGCCCGACCACTCGGGATCCCTTCCCCTCCTGCGGCGGGTCGCGCCTGGTGCCGAGGTCCTGGCCACGAAGGCCGCGCTGCCTCTTCTCGACGCGCTGTACGGGATCCGGGATCGGGTGCGGGCGGTGAGCGATGGGGAAACCCTCGACCTGGGTGGAAAGCGCCTCTCGTTCTACGCGATCCCGTTCGTCCACTGGCCGGAGACGATGGCCACCTACGAGGAGACGGAGCGGATCCTGTTCTCCTGCGACGCGTTCGGGGGGTTCGGGGCGCTCGACGGCGTCCTGTTCGATGACGAGGCCGATCTCGCCCACTACGAGGGGGAGGCGGTCCGCTACTACACAAACATCGTCGGCGCGGTGTCGAAGCCCGTGCTCCGGGCGATCGACAAGCTCGGGGGCCTCCCGATCGAGGTGATCGCCCCGTCCCACGGGCTCGTGTGGCGGCGGGACCCGCGGCGGATCGTCGACCTCTACGGCAGGTTGGCCCGGATGGAGGGGGAGCCGGCGGTGACCGTTCTCTACGGGTCGATGTACGACCACACGCGGGAGATGGCGGATGCGGTGGCCCGCGGCGTGACGGCGGCGGGCGTGCCGGTGCGGGTGGTGGACGCGGCCCGGGTCCACCCGAGCACCGTCCTCACCGAGGTGTGGCGCCGGAAGGGGCTGATCCTCGGGTCCCCGACGTACGATTCGGGGATCTTCCCCGCGGTCGAGCACGCGCTGCGGCTGGTCGTCTGCAAGAGGCTCGCGAACCGGGTCGTGGGCCTGTTCGGCTCGCTCGGGTGGCAGGGGGGAGCGGTGCGGAAGATGGCCGACGAGGTCGCTCCCTTGGGCTGGGACCTCGTGGACAAGGTGGAGTTCAAGGGCGCGCCGCGCGCCGACGACCTCGCCCGGGGGGACGAGCTCGGGCGGGCGGTGGCGGAACGGGTGAGGGGATAG
- a CDS encoding Alkyl hydroperoxide reductase subunit C-like protein: protein MVKVGDRAPAFSLVDTERRPVKLDDFAGKSVVLAFYPGAFTKVCQKELCAFRDMLANLEALNAQVLGISVDSPWANGAFAAANRIPFPLLSDYTRAVSRQYGGVHEDFAGLPGFSVSKRAVFVVDGGGVVRYAWVSDDPGVEPPYAEIEAALSATQR, encoded by the coding sequence ATGGTCAAGGTGGGAGATCGGGCGCCGGCGTTCTCGTTGGTGGACACCGAGCGTCGGCCGGTCAAGCTCGATGACTTCGCGGGCAAATCGGTGGTGCTCGCGTTCTACCCCGGGGCGTTCACCAAGGTCTGCCAGAAGGAACTCTGCGCGTTTCGGGACATGCTCGCCAACCTCGAGGCGCTGAATGCGCAGGTTCTCGGGATCAGCGTGGACAGCCCGTGGGCGAACGGCGCGTTCGCTGCCGCCAATCGGATTCCGTTCCCCCTTCTCTCCGACTACACCCGGGCCGTGTCCCGCCAGTACGGGGGGGTGCACGAGGACTTCGCGGGGCTTCCGGGGTTCTCCGTCTCGAAGCGGGCGGTGTTCGTGGTGGATGGAGGGGGGGTCGTCCGTTACGCGTGGGTCAGCGACGACCCGGGGGTCGAGCCCCCCTACGCGGAGATCGAGGCCGCTCTGAGCGCGACTCAACGATGA
- a CDS encoding aldehyde:ferredoxin oxidoreductase: protein MDRLLPRVLRVDLTRKRSWVEERPDLFRDRLGGTGAAIELLHELCPEGADPLGPENPIVFAVGALSALYPLASKTVALFKSPHTGNLGESHCGGRTAFALRLAGYGALAIEGRSDVPVYLSIHDGGVRFRDARTLWGMGSSVTVGRILRDVEPGSGHRTILRIGRAGERGVTYAAAIAETYRHFGRLGLGAVLGSKNLKAIVVSGQGAIPVAEMGRYQKLYRELHERAVRSDLMKKYHELGTAQNVGPLNEMGALPVRNLQATRYPEEPAFSGERLAQGYLGRRLACAGCPVACIHLAALREPHPEEPYFYKTTFVSYDHEPLYALGAMLGVEEAAGVLKLIDAVGHVGLDAMTAGVVLAWATEAFDTGLITERETGGVRPRWGDVAVYREMVRRIADRDSEFYRVLGEGVRAAAARYGGAEFALHFGGNEMPGYHTGPGALLTYLAGARHSHLDSAGYAVDQDLLRRGEELAPPDLARRLLAEEARRQVLSSLVICFFARGLYDFPTIAACLGALGDDWDEGRLRNLGAEVLRRKHAFKVREGFRLATLPIPERAMTTPAPGGAVDEEYLRQALAEMERWLEGNDGLEG from the coding sequence GTGGATAGGCTCCTCCCGCGGGTCCTCCGGGTGGACCTGACGCGAAAGCGGTCCTGGGTCGAGGAGCGACCGGATCTCTTCCGGGATCGGCTCGGCGGGACCGGGGCTGCGATCGAGCTCCTCCACGAGCTGTGCCCCGAGGGCGCGGACCCCCTGGGCCCGGAGAACCCGATCGTCTTCGCGGTGGGCGCGCTGTCGGCCCTCTACCCGCTCGCCTCGAAGACGGTCGCCCTGTTCAAGTCCCCCCACACCGGGAACCTCGGGGAGTCCCACTGCGGGGGACGGACCGCGTTCGCCCTCCGCCTGGCGGGCTACGGGGCGCTGGCCATCGAGGGCCGGAGCGATGTCCCGGTCTACCTCTCGATCCACGACGGCGGGGTTCGGTTCCGCGACGCGCGCACCCTGTGGGGGATGGGGTCCTCGGTCACGGTGGGCCGGATCCTGCGCGACGTGGAGCCGGGCTCGGGCCACCGCACGATCCTCCGCATCGGCCGGGCCGGGGAGCGGGGGGTGACCTACGCCGCGGCGATCGCCGAGACGTACCGCCACTTCGGCCGCCTCGGGCTGGGGGCGGTGCTGGGGAGCAAGAACCTGAAGGCGATCGTCGTCTCGGGGCAGGGGGCGATCCCCGTCGCCGAGATGGGCCGCTACCAGAAGCTGTACCGCGAGCTCCACGAGCGGGCGGTGCGCTCCGATCTCATGAAGAAGTACCACGAGCTGGGCACGGCCCAGAACGTGGGACCGCTGAACGAGATGGGGGCGCTCCCCGTGCGGAACCTCCAGGCGACGCGGTACCCCGAGGAGCCGGCGTTCTCCGGGGAGAGGCTCGCCCAAGGGTACCTCGGCCGGCGGCTCGCCTGCGCGGGGTGCCCGGTGGCGTGCATCCACCTCGCGGCGCTGCGCGAACCCCATCCCGAGGAACCCTACTTCTACAAGACGACGTTCGTGTCCTACGACCACGAGCCCCTGTACGCCCTGGGGGCGATGCTCGGGGTGGAGGAGGCCGCGGGCGTCCTGAAGCTGATCGACGCCGTGGGGCACGTGGGCCTCGACGCGATGACCGCCGGGGTGGTCCTCGCCTGGGCCACGGAGGCGTTCGACACGGGGCTGATCACGGAGCGCGAGACGGGGGGCGTCCGGCCGCGGTGGGGGGACGTCGCCGTCTACAGGGAGATGGTGCGCCGAATCGCGGACCGGGACTCGGAGTTCTACCGGGTCCTCGGGGAAGGGGTGCGGGCGGCGGCGGCGCGGTACGGGGGAGCGGAGTTCGCCCTCCACTTCGGGGGAAACGAGATGCCGGGGTACCACACCGGACCGGGTGCTCTCCTCACCTACCTCGCGGGGGCCCGCCACTCCCACCTCGACTCGGCCGGGTACGCCGTGGACCAGGACCTCCTCCGGCGGGGGGAGGAGCTCGCCCCGCCGGACCTCGCCCGGCGGCTCCTCGCCGAGGAGGCGCGGCGGCAGGTGTTGTCGTCCCTCGTGATCTGTTTCTTCGCCCGCGGGCTCTACGACTTCCCCACGATCGCGGCGTGCCTGGGAGCGCTCGGGGACGACTGGGACGAAGGGCGGCTCCGGAACCTGGGGGCGGAGGTCCTGCGGCGGAAGCACGCGTTCAAGGTCCGCGAGGGGTTCCGCCTCGCGACGCTCCCCATCCCCGAGCGGGCGATGACCACGCCCGCCCCGGGCGGGGCGGTGGACGAGGAGTACCTCCGCCAGGCGTTGGCGGAGATGGAGCGGTGGTTGGAGGGGAACGATGGGCTGGAAGGATAG